GGCGAAGGCGCCCACCACCTGCAGGGTGTAGGTGGCCTTGTCCGCGCCGGCGGGCAGGGCCACCTCGGCCTCGCCCTCGAGGCCGTCGAAGCCCGAACTGACCACGGCCCGGCCATCGGCGTCGAGGATGTTGATGGCGCAGTCGGTGAACAGATTGCCCACCTTCTTCGTCATCGTCAGCCGGAACGCCGCCGCGGGCGTGGTGGCGTCGAGGGTGAACGGCAGCTCCCAGGTGTCGGTGTCCTTCACCTCGATCTCGCGCTCGCCGGCGAAGCCGGTGATCGCCGCCGTCACCTCGCCCTCGAACACGCCGGGGAAGACGCGCGTCACCGTCAGGGCTCCGCGGGCGGGCTTGCCCGGAGCCTTCGGCGCGAGCCCGGCGAGGCCCGACGCGTCGACCTCGTAGCCGTCGAACGAGACCGTCAGGCGGTAGTCGCTGCGGTCGAGATTGGCGATGCCGCTGACCACGTTCAGCTCCCAGGTGCCGGGGTAGAGTTCGGGCGCCGCGACGGACAGGTCGCGGATCTGGTCGCCGGTCTTTCGCGCGTACCCCGACCAGCCGCCGCGCACGGTGCCCTCGGGATCGTCGATCTCCAGGTAGACGCCGGCGCCGTCCTGCGCACCCGTGTCGCCGCTCACCTCGAGGCGCACGCGCATGGTCGAGGCACCGGGCGGCACGTCGACGTAGTAGCGGTCGACCGCGCTCTGCACGAGGTCGCGGCCTTCCCAGCTGCGCATGTAGCCCGCGTCCGGACCGAACGTCGCGCCGACCACGACCGTGTTCCAGAGGTAGAGCTCGCGCGCCGCGAGGCCCGACAGGTCGCCGCCGTCGAGGCTGCCAATCACCCGGGCGGCATAGCGGCCGGGCGCACGCAGCTGCGCCCCGTCGTAGGTGCAGACCACGCTCATCGCCCGCGCCCCGCGGATGTAGCGGTCGCCCGAGACGACCCGCAGCCAGTCGGCTTCGCTGCGGAAGCGGAAGCTGCGGAAGAACGCGTCGCGCGCGTCGGGTCCGAGGTCGGGATGGAAGACGGGCGTCACGTCGAAGGCGACTTTCTCCGGGGCGAAGGGGATGCCGCCGGGCGTGCGCCAGTAGGCGGCTTCGGCCTTGCCGTCACCCTGGAACGGAGCCTCGGTGGCGATGCGGTACCACAGCACGTCGTGGGCCGAGCGGCTCTGCGCCAGATCCCGCAGCACCTGCCACGAGGCGCCCGCGTTCACCAGCCCGCCGCCCTGGTCGTTCAGGTTCAGGCCGGGCACCGGCGAGCCGCCCGCGATGAGCGCCCGCTTGACCATGCCCCAGTGGATGTCCAGGCCGGCCTGCCGCGCGGCGCCCACCAGGCAGGCGACCACGCCCGCCGTCTGGGGCGAGGCCATGCTCGTGCCGTTGAAGCGGCCGGTGCCGTCGTTGAAGGCGGGCACGGTGCTCATGGCCGAACCGGGCGCCACCACGTCGGGCTTGCAGGCCTCGCCGCCGCGGCTGGAGAAGGCGAAAAGGGTCGGGCGTTCGAGGCGGGCGTCGTAGAGGTCGGCCGCCGTGGCCGGGGCCAGGTAGGCGCCCGAACTGATGACGCTGTACGACGAGGCCGGCAGGCCGGTCGTCGACAGCCCCGGGCCCTCGTTGCCCGCGCTGGTGCACACGTACAGGGTCGGATGCTCGGCCAGCAGGTCGTTCAGCCAGCCCTCCATGGCCGCGTCGCCCTCCTGCACCGAGTTGATGCCGAAGCTCATGTTGATGACGACCGGGATGCCCCACTTCTCCTCGAAGGCGGCGGCGTACTCGTAGGCCTTCTTCATGCTCCCGGTGCGGGTGGCGCCGCCCGAAAGGCGGTTGTCGCCGATCTTGAGCGACATGAGCCAGGCGCCGGGCGCGGCGCCGTGCAGGTCCTTCTGGCCGCCCACCTCGAAGCCCGCGGCGATGCCCGCGCAGTGGGAACCGTGGCTGCCGTCGTCGAAGTGGAACTCGACGGTCGGCGGCAGGGGCGCGCCCAGCTGGTCGCTGTTGGCGCGCACGTTCACCTCCCAGGCCATGAGCGCGCGGGAGTCGGGCGCGTTGTCGCTGGCCAGGGCGAAGACGTCGTGGTTCACGCGGTAGTCGCGCAGCGGCGTCTCGTCGGCCAGGTCGCCGTTGCCGTCGGTGTCGACCACCACGAGCCAGACGTGGGTCGACTGCCGCTCCCGGGCCACCGTGGCGGCCGCGGTCTCGTTCAGCCCCCGCAGGAACTCGTAGCCCGCCCCCACGCCCAGGGCCGCCTCCACGTCGGCGCGCGGCGCGGCGTAGACCACGAAGCCGAAACGGTCGCCCGTGTCGCCGTCGTCGTTCAGGTCGTGCACGCCGGGGTTGTTCAGGAAGTCCCCTTCGCTGATGACGCCGATGTGCACCGGGTAGGCGGCGTCGGTGGTCGGCGGCACCGGCAGGGCGTGGGCGCCCCGCAGCAGCAGGCCGTCGGCCGTGGCGTAGACGGGAGTCGCTGCGGTGCCGGACGAATCGAGGACGGCCGCGGCCGTCTCCCAGTGCCCCTCGGTGCTGAAGTCCTGCACGTCGATGAGCTTGGTCTCGCCGGTGGTGGTGCGCTGCAGGCCCGGCGCGTGGGCATCGATGCCCGTGTCCAGGATGGCGACGACCACGCCCCGGCCGTCCCGGGCCGGATCGGCGGCCCGGAAGGCGTCGGCCCCCGTCTCGGTGGCGGGCAGGAAATGCCAGGTCTTCGGGGCTTCGGCGGCGACGGCGGTCGCGGCGGCGGCCGCCAGGACGGCCACCAGGCCGAGAAGGGCGATCAGTCGGGAGAACGGAACCGGGCGGGCGAACCGCATAGGATACCTCCAAGGGGGGACATGGCGCCGGAATCGGCGGTCCGGGCTTTCGATTCGGGGGCACAGCCCCCATATTATAGGGCGCTTGAACGACACGTCCAAACGCCTCCGGGCGGTTTCAGGAAGGTCCCCCCATGAAGGATATCCGCAGCCGCGGCGAGATGACGCGCATCATCCACGCCGGTCAGCACCCCTGTCCGCACACCGGCGCCGTCGCGACGCCCATCTAC
The DNA window shown above is from bacterium and carries:
- a CDS encoding S8 family serine peptidase, translating into MRFARPVPFSRLIALLGLVAVLAAAAATAVAAEAPKTWHFLPATETGADAFRAADPARDGRGVVVAILDTGIDAHAPGLQRTTTGETKLIDVQDFSTEGHWETAAAVLDSSGTAATPVYATADGLLLRGAHALPVPPTTDAAYPVHIGVISEGDFLNNPGVHDLNDDGDTGDRFGFVVYAAPRADVEAALGVGAGYEFLRGLNETAAATVARERQSTHVWLVVVDTDGNGDLADETPLRDYRVNHDVFALASDNAPDSRALMAWEVNVRANSDQLGAPLPPTVEFHFDDGSHGSHCAGIAAGFEVGGQKDLHGAAPGAWLMSLKIGDNRLSGGATRTGSMKKAYEYAAAFEEKWGIPVVINMSFGINSVQEGDAAMEGWLNDLLAEHPTLYVCTSAGNEGPGLSTTGLPASSYSVISSGAYLAPATAADLYDARLERPTLFAFSSRGGEACKPDVVAPGSAMSTVPAFNDGTGRFNGTSMASPQTAGVVACLVGAARQAGLDIHWGMVKRALIAGGSPVPGLNLNDQGGGLVNAGASWQVLRDLAQSRSAHDVLWYRIATEAPFQGDGKAEAAYWRTPGGIPFAPEKVAFDVTPVFHPDLGPDARDAFFRSFRFRSEADWLRVVSGDRYIRGARAMSVVCTYDGAQLRAPGRYAARVIGSLDGGDLSGLAARELYLWNTVVVGATFGPDAGYMRSWEGRDLVQSAVDRYYVDVPPGASTMRVRLEVSGDTGAQDGAGVYLEIDDPEGTVRGGWSGYARKTGDQIRDLSVAAPELYPGTWELNVVSGIANLDRSDYRLTVSFDGYEVDASGLAGLAPKAPGKPARGALTVTRVFPGVFEGEVTAAITGFAGEREIEVKDTDTWELPFTLDATTPAAAFRLTMTKKVGNLFTDCAINILDADGRAVVSSGFDGLEGEAEVALPAGADKATYTLQVVGAFALAADMADWGFTLAEEYDLAEPVAGTVKRSGGGALKLWAGVPTDLSVAFEGTWPAAPAGLAPAGFVAFRDT